The Lusitaniella coriacea LEGE 07157 DNA segment TTTAGAAAATTACGAACAATCGATAGCTGACCATACCAAAGCAATCGAACTCAACCCCGCAAACCCCGGCTATTACGAAGAGCGTGCTTGGGCTTTTTCTGCTTCAGGTCGGGATGAAGAGGCGAGGGCGGACTACACGAAAGCGAGCAAACTCAAGTCAGACTATGCCTCAGCTTATTACAATTTTGGCAATACTTTATTTGATTTAGGCAAATATGAAGAAGCAATCGCCAATTACACCAAAGCAATTGACCTCAAGCCTAGAGATTTCTATTATTACGATCGCGGAAACGCTTTATCGGATTTAGGCAAGTATAAAGAAGCGATCGCGGACTATACTAATGCGATTGCACTCGATCCCAAAAATTCTGATTATTATTACGATCGCGGAAATGCTTGGTTTGATTTAGAAAGATATCAAGACGCGATCGCGGACTACACTGACGCGATTGAACTCGATCCCACAAACCCCGATTATTACAACGATCGCGGTCGAGAGTGGTGTCATTTAGAAAATTACGAACAATCGATAGCTGACCATACCAAAGCAATCGAACTCAACCCCGCAAACCCCGGCTATTACGAAGAGCGTGCTTGGGCTTTTTCTGCTTCAGGTCGGGATGAAGAGGCGAGGACAGACTACACGAAAGCGAGCAAACTCAAGTCAGACTACGCCTCAGCTTATTACAATTTTGGCAATACTTTATTGGATTTAAGCAAATATGAAGAAGCAATCGACAATTACACCAAAGCAATTGGCCTCAAGCCTACAGATTTCTATTATTACGATCGCGGAAATGCTTTGTCAGATTTAGGCAAGTATAAAGAAGCGATCGCGGACTATACTAATGCGATCGAACTCAATCCCAAAGACTCCGATTATTATTACGATCGCGGAAATGCTTGGTTTGATTTAGAAAGATATCAAGACGCGATCGCGGACTACACTAATGCGATTGCACTCAATCCCAAAGATTCCGATTATTATTACGATCGCGGAAATGCGTGGTTTGATTTAAAAAGATATCAAGACGCGATCGCGGACTATACTAATGCGATCGAACTCAATCCCAAAGACTCCGATTATTATTACGATCGCGGAAATGCTTGGTTTGATTTAAAAAGATATCAAGACGCGATCGCGGACTACACTAAAGCAATCGAACTCGATCCTGACTTCACTGATGCAGACTACAATCGCCGCATGGCTTTAAGCTTCTAATACACATTAAGCGTGAGTTCTAAAACGGAATAGGAGCGCAAGCATTGCGCCCCTACATTATTTTTAACTAATCCGATTTAACCCAGTCGGTAGGGTTGCTGGTATAAATCTGCTATGCGGCATTAGCGTTCCTTGTTTCCAACTAATCCGATTTAACCCAGTCGGTAGGGGTCACGGAGTTTACGAGCGGCTTATTCAGATGCCCGACAGAGGGTTTCCAACTAATCCGATTTAACCCAGTCGGTAGGGCAGCGCTCATCTTTTCAGTAGGTATGACTATGACTCGTTTCCAACTAATCCGATTTAACCCAGTCGGTAGGGGATAACGGCGATTGCACTTATGTATCGCCATGTGACGGGAAGTTTCCAACTAATCCGATTTAACCCAGTCGGTAGGGGCCAGAAAGCCCAAGGCTTACCAAACGATCATGGCGTTTCCAACTAATCCGATTTAACCCAGTCGGTAGGGGAGACAACCCCAGACTATCGCTACCCGTTCGTCATTGTTTCCAACTAATCCGATTTAACCCAGTCGGTAGGGCGTTTGTCTAAACATTTTGTGTGTAATACACAAAAGTTTCCAACTAATCCGATTTAACCCAGTCGGTAGGGTGTTCATACCCAACAAATAAAAACGATTGTCAAAGGTTTCCAACTAATCCGATTTAACCCAGTCGGTAGGGAAAATGTCCATGACCGACGACGTTGGGGGCGACCCGTTTCCAACTAATCCGATTTAACCCAGTCGGTAGGGAGTTCGTCTGACAGCCCAGACCCAGTAAGGGTTTCAGCCGCCGAATCGACGCACCTCTTCAAATTATAGTCTACGACTCCAAAAATTGCCAATTTTACACCCCTCAAATCCAGTCTGCGCAAGGCATCGACGCAGTTCAACGAAAAAATGCGGGTTTCAGCGATTCGGCGAGGTGCGTCGATTAGTACACCTTGAAAAGCAGAAAAACGACATACCCTTTGTCATGTAAGGCTTTGAGGCACTTTTGCGTTAGCCCTTCACCTCAAAAAAAACCATCGACGCACCCCTTTGGCAAGTGGGAGACGTGGTGACGCAGCGACGTGATGAGCATTATTCGCACACTAAAATTCATGCAACTTAATTGCTGAAAACTAGAAAGGAAAAGGGTTTTGGTGATTTTCTTTCTTTCTGCACCTCCAGAAAACCGCTCGACGCACTCCAGAGGAAACCCCCTTTTCCGACAATTCAGGCTATATTCACAGCCTCTCTCTCCCCCAGCCTCCCCAGCTCCCTCATCTCCCCCAGCTCACCTTCACCGATGTCCTAATACTCCCAACGATAGCCATAACTCACTCGCGGGGCGCAAATTCAGCCCCAGCAAGCGCTTTATCTATATCCAACGCCAAAAACCGATCCACCGCTTCATAGAGCCAGCAAACCCCTAGGGTGACATCCTGGCTGGTTTTTTGGAACCCAACCGCGAGCGCTAATTTTTCTGTGGTGGGATGGATACTTAGGGCATACATATCGCAGAGATTGGGGAAATCCCCTTGCATTCGCACGAGGGTTTTTTGACTGTCTTTTAAAAGTTGGCAAATTTGAGCGGGTTGCATATAAACGCGATCGATCGTCCAACTGCGGATGAAGATTGAGGTACAGTCTAAATTTCCCGGAAGCGCGATCGCGATCGGATCTTCTTCTCGACTCGAACTGAGGTGCAGGCTTTTTCCGGGGGGAAGAAAAAAGTTTTGTTCGGATTCTGGCGCAACGGGATAGAAGATATAAAAACCGACGGGATTGAGGTTGTCACAACGACGCAATACCCGCATCCCCGTTCCATAAAATTGCGCCCATTTACGCAGCAAGCGAGCAATGCGATGGGGAACCGCCGCCGTGTTGTTGTTCATCCAGTTGTAATTTCGCGCTAGGAAACTAGCAACCAAAATTGCATCGGTTCTGGGGTTAAAGGCATCGGTTGCAAATTCTACTTTAGGGGTACTGTCGGTTTCAAGAGGGCGTGTTAGCTTGGATAGAGTGTTGATTTGCAAACAAATGGTATTCCCGTCAAAGGTTTTGTTAATCAGTCCCAAAGCAACCAGTTTATCGAGGATCAATCCGGCGGCGCGATCGCTTCCTCGCTCTTTATGAGCGTAAAAAACGGCGGCGGCTTCGCGATGGGTACAGGGAATAAAACCTTGAGGCAAACTTAGCTCTTTGAGGGGAGATTGAGGGGTTTTTCCCGAAGTAAATTGCTGTTTGAGGAGAAGATACGCCCACAAACGCACGAAGTATTCCGCCCGACAGCGAGTTAGTCCCACGACTCGATTTGTCGGTTTCATCAGCCGCGAAACGTAATGACGTTGTTGTTCGATAGGGAACAATCGATCCATCTCTTCTGGATTAATACCGGATTGCATTGACGACATACTGTTTAAACTCTACCGAAGCAACTCTCCAGATTTCGTAAAAATAGAATAATGACTCAAAGGATCTAAAAAACTTCACCCCACTTCAGTTTAATTCTACTTGAGTCAGGGCAAAACACCCCACTAGGGCGTGCTACAAGGCAATCATTGCACCTTCAGAGACTCCTTGGACAGAATGTTTTCATAAGAACTTCATGAAGAGTTCATGAAATGTTCATGAAATGTTCATCGATCGCGGAAAGAAATTGGCTCTTTGGCGCGATCGCGAAAAATTTGAGGATATTCACCCTATGTTTGCTACTGCTTCTATCATGAATCCCCGTCGCGAAACGCCCCCACTCAAGCACCTTGCTTCAAAAAAGCAAAACTTTAAGCGCGAACCCATTTTTCAAGCCATCCTAGAAGGGTTCGTTGATGGCGTAATCGTCTTGAATCATCGCGGCGAATTTTTACACGCGAACCACAAAGCTTGCGCCTTATGCGAGCAATTACCCAATCGTTCGTCCCTTCCCCACAACGTTCCCGAAGACATTTGGCGCGTCTGCGAAGCACTCCTCGACAGTCGCGACTGTTTTCCACGCCAGCGATTCGCAATTGAATCCGAAGTCAGCACGATCCACGAAACATCCCTCCGCCTGCGAGGACGATGGTTCCAGTTAGTGGAGAGCGATCCCCCCTATCTCTTAATCGTCCTTGAAGATCGCCAACAGTCGATCCAACAACAGGCGATCGCGGACAAAGAAAAATACGGCTTAACCCGCCGCGAAGCGGAGGTTTGGGCATTGCGACGCGCTCACCACTCCTACAAAGCCATTGCAGCCAAACTCTACATTTCCGAAAACACCGTTAAAAAGCACATGAAGAACATTAACGCCAAACGACAAGCCGTAATGTGGGCGGAAGAAGATCGGAATTAGAGAAAAAGTTGCATAAATTTGTCTATTCACTCCTATAGCTTTAATAAGCAGACGAAGTACAACTTGCTTCAGTCAGCGTGCTAGAACGCACGAAAAATCCTCATCAGGAAGCATCACTACACCCAATCGAGCAAACTCCGCTATCGGTGCGGATTGCTTGCAGCGTCTATCTTAAGAGGATTAATCATGCAAGATTCCAGCCTAAACATTATTTTGAAACTTGCCCAAACCATCAACCCACAGGTGCAACCGAAACACGACTTTAAAATCGACTTAGAATACTTGCGCAACCTTCCAGAAGGAAGTTTGGGTCATGCAGTCGCTTCCTTTCTCGACGAACATGGGTTTGAACCCCTCAATTCCGGGGATTGGATTCAGCGCACTCACGATGTTTGGCACGTCCTAACCGGACTCTCTCCCTCCACTAACGACGAACTCGTGCTTCAAGCCTTCACCCGCGCTCAATTGTTTCGCCCGTCCTGCGCTATCTTAGTCTTGCTAGGATTGATTGGCAATCGGTGCAGTTTTTCCGATATTCTCAAGGCGATTCAGTACGGCAGGCTTGCCAAACGCTTGATTGATTGGGATATTGAATCGGATTGGGTAACTCCCTTACTAGAAGTCCGCCAAAAGTTGGGAATTGTTCCCCTTCAAGAGCAAGCTACTATGGATTTAATCGGTTCTTCTGGGACGGCGATTTAGTGAAAACACGCCACAATTTTGACTTGACAATATTGATTTTTTTTGCATAGAAAAATGAAAATTCAGAGCAAAACCCAGACGCAATCGAGGTTTTAGCATTTTTTGTTCTAAATTCGCGATTCGTTTAGCACTCTTGCCGTGAGAGTGCTAAATTTGCTAATGGAGATGTAACGGAACCCCAAAAAAACCTATGGCAAAAATCGTTTCGTTTAAGGAAGAATCGCGACGCTCGCTAGAGAGAGGCGTTAACGCCCTTGCCGATGCCGTCCGCATTACATTGGGCCCTAAAGGTCGCAATGTTCTATTAGAGAAAAAATTTGGCGCGCCGCAAATTGTGAACGACGGAATTACCGTTGCCAAAGAAATCGACCTCGAAGATCCCCTCGAAAATACAGGGGCAAGACTGATCCAAGAAGTGGCATCCAAGACCAAAGATATTGCTGGGGATGGGACAACAACCGCTACCGTAATCGCTCAAGCCCTGATTCGAGAAGGACTGAAAAACGTAGCTGCGGGAGCCAATCCCGTCTCTTTGCGTAGAGGAATCGAAAAAACGATCGCGCGATTGGTTGAAGAAGTCAAATCCGTCGCCAAACCCGTTGAAGGGGACGCGATCGCGCAAGTCGCTAGCGTTTCGGCGGGAAACGACGAAGAAGTCGGCAGAATGATTGCTGAAGCCATGAATAAAGTGACCAAAGACGGCGTAATCACCGTTGAAGAGTCTAAATCAATGGCAACAGAACTCGAAGTTGTTGAAGGGATGCAAATCGATCGCGGTTATATTTCCCCCTACTTCGTCACCGATCAAGAACGGCAGATTGTTGAGTTTGAAAACCCCCTGCTGCTGATTACCGATAAAAAAATTAGCGCGATCGCGGATCTCGTTCCCGTCCTCGAAAAAGTGGCTCGCGCAGGAACCGCACTACTGATTATCGCAGAAGACCTCGAAGGCGAAGCTCTTGCAACCCTCGTCGTCAACAAAGCCAGAGGCGTACTCAACGTTGCGGCAATTAAAGCCCCTGGATTTGGCGATCGTCGCAAGCAAATGCTCCAAGACATCGCAGTTCTCACCGGCGGACGACTCATTTCCGAAGAAGTCGGTTTGAATCTGGAAACCGTGACCCTCGAAATGCTTGGTAAAGCCCGCAAAGTTAGCATCGACAAAGAAAACACCACCATTGTCGCGGGTGGGGAACACAAAACCGATGTAGAAAAACGGATTGGTCAAATCCGCAAGCAGCTTGCCGAAACCGACTCCGAGTACGACAAAGAAAAACTCCAAGAACGCATTGCAAAACTCGCAGGCGGCGTTGCTGTCATTAAAGTGGGTGCAGCAACCGAAACCGAACTCAAAGACCGCAAATTGCGCATTGAAGACGCGCTTAACGCCACCAAAGCAGCAGTCGAGGAAGGCATCGTTCCTGGCGGCGGTACAACCCTGATCCACCTCGCTAGCAAAATCGATAGCTTGAAAGAGGGGCTGAGTAATGTGGAGGAAAAAGTCGCGGCGGATATCGTTGCTAAAGCGATGGAAGAACCCCTCCGCCAACTTGCAGACAATGCAGGAGTCGAAGGATCTGTTGTCGTTGAAAAAGTTCGCGATACAGAGTTCAACGTCGGCTACAACGCAGTCTCAGGAGCCTATGAAGACATGATCGCGGCGGGTATCATCGATCCCGCAAAAGTCGTGCGTTCGGCATTGCAAAATGCAGGTTCTATCGCAGGTATGGTTCTCACCACAGAAGCGCTTGTTGTCGAGAAACCCGAACCTCCCGGAGCCGCAGCCCCCGATATGGGCGGTATGGGCGGCATGGGTGGCATGGGCGGCATGGGCGGCATGGGTGGCATGGGTGGTATGGGTGGCATGGGGATGATGTAAACCCTCACCAAAAGCCTTTCAAGTATTTACTTGCCACGGACGCGATCTCTCTGAGATCGCGTCTTTCTATTTTGGAGTTGCCAGCCTATCCGTGATATAAAACCCGGTTGAATGCCCTCAGTGCGGAGAGTAAGGGAGCAGGGGAAGCAGGGGAAGCAGGGGAAGCAGGGGGAGTTTTTTGGGGAGACACGGTGAATTTTTAGAATGGGCAATTAGAAGGATTTGATATGACATTCCCTCAAATTCCCTAGATGTTCAATTTACTCTCTCGAATGGGAAAACTATCACTACACGACTTTGAAGGTTATCGCTCGGACAACTGCTATATCTACGTTTTCGCGTGCTGCCTCCGGCAGACCCCGCAGAGATAGCGGATTTGCGACCAAATCGCCCGAAATGTCTATAATTGCGTTACCGCGATCGAAAAACTAAAAAAATGCCAACTCTTCCTGTTCCCTCTCAACTCCTGAAGTCTGATAATGAAATCAACAATAATTCCCTCTAAAATTGTTAAAGAGAGACGAGATTATAACGCTTGGGTTGCCAACGAAACACTTGAGGACTATTCCCTCCGATATGCGCCTAAATCGTTTCGTAGATGGTCTGAAGCGACAGTTGCGAATACTGCTTTGGGCGGTATTTCTTTTCTGGCTTTAGAAGCAATCGGCGGCTCGTTAGTCATTGGCTATGGATTTGCCAATACGTTCTGGGCGATTGTTATTGTTAGTGCATTGATTTTTGCGGCTGGCGTGCCAATTGCTTACTATGCGGCAAAATACAACATTGATATCGATTTATTAACAAGAGGAGCGGGTTTTGGCTACATCGGCTCGACGATTACCTCCCTTGTTTATGCCTCATTTACTTTTATTTTCTTTGCCCTAGAAGCGGCAATTATGGCTCAAGCGCTGAAGCTCTATTTTGGCTTGCCGCTCTCTTTGGGATATTTATTCTGTTCTCTGATTATTATTCCTTTAGTCTTTTATGGCGTAACTTTGATTAATAAGTTGCAATTGTGGACGCAACCTATATGGTTATCTCTCATGATTGCCCCTTATATTTTTGTTGGGTATAAAGAGCCAGATTGTTGGAGCAATTGGCTGAATTTTGGAGGAAATTCACCAAGTGGTGCGAGTTTCGATCCGCTATTATTTGGAGCAGCCGCAACCGTCATCTTCTCTTTAATCGCTCAACTGGGAGAACAGGTTGATTACCTGCGTTTTTTGCCAGATAAGCAGGAAAATAACCGCTTGAGGTGGTGGGGTGCTGTCATTGCAGCCGGTCCCGGTTGGATTATTGTAGGGGCAGCTAAACTCTTGGGGGGAGCCTTTTTAACCTCTCTCGCGATCGCGCACGGCACTAGTTTGATCCAAGCAAAAGAACCAATCCAAATGTATTTGGCAGGCTTTGCCGATGTGTTTGGCAATCCCAAAATAACGCTTGCTGTCGCGGTGCTATTCGTCATTATTTCCCAAATTAAGATTAACGTCACCAATGCCTACGCGGGTTCTCTCGCGTGGTCTAACTTTTTCTCCCGCTTAACCCACTCCCATCCGGGACGAGTCGTCTGGCTGATTTTTAATATCGCGATCGCGCTTTTGCTGATGGAGTTAGGCGTATTCGACACCCTAGAAGCGGTTTTAGGGCTGTATTCCCACGTTGCAATTGCCTGGGTTGGGGCTTTAGTTGCCGATTTGGCGATCAATAAACCCCTGAAACTCAGTCCCTCGTACATCGAATTCAAACGCGCTTATTTATATAATTTCAATCCCGTTGGCTTTGGTTCGATGGCGATCGCGTCCCTCATCTCCATTCTTGCCTTTATTGGCACTTTTGGGGATTATGCCCAAGCTTACTCCTCATTTCTCGCTTTAGGAATTGCCTTCACGCTCTCGCCTCTGATTGCTTGGCTGACTCAAGGAAAATATTACATTGCCAGAGAGAACCCTCTACGTCAGACGGTGAATCTCAATCCTCCCCTCATTACCTGCTATGTTTGCGAACAATCCTACGAACCCGATGATAGCGCCTATTGTCCGGTGTATGACAGCTATATTTGTTCTCTGTGTTGCAGTTTAGAAGCAAAATGTCACGACAGTTGCAAAACAACCGAAGAACAACCTTCTCTAATTCAAACGCTGGCATCAGTTCTGTTTCAGAATAAACTTTCTCCCCAACTCAGCATCAGAATTATCCGCTTCACAGCCTCTTTCTTGTTGTTAGCTGGAATTGTTGGCGCAACTGTTGGATTTGTTTTCTACTTTGGCATTGGGGAATCTTCTCAATTTTCCGCGCTTGCGACAGCAATGCTCCTCAAAATCTTTTCAGTACTCTACGTTCTGCTATTAGTATTCTGTGCGATGGGAGCTTGGTGGTTTGTCCTCAGCGAAGAAAGCCGGGTGCTAGCAGAAGAAGAACTCGAAAAGCAAAACGACCAACTCCAAGGCGAAATACAAGAGCGACAGCGAGCGCAAACCGCGCTACAAGGTTTGACCCACGAGTTAGAGATGCGAGTCGAACAGCGCACCGCAGAACTCTCTGAAGCCCTAACGAATCTCAAACAAACTCAAAGCCAACTGGTACAGACAGAAAAAATGTCCAGTTTGGGACAGTTAGTGGCTGGGGTGGCTCATGAAATCAATAATCCCGTGAACTTCATCCACGGCAATGTCACTCACGCAACGGGCTATATCCAAGATTTACTGGAATTAATCCAAGCCTATCGAACAGAATTTCCGCATTCACCGCCAATCATAGAAGACCTTACAGAAGAAATTGAACTCGATTTTTTGTTAGAAGACTTGCCCAACCTCCTCACATCAATGCAAGTCGGCACAGAACGCATTCGCGAAATAGTTCTTTCCTTGCGCGTGTTTTCCCGTTTGGATGAAGCAGAATGCAAAGCAGTCAATCTGCACGAAGGCATTGATAGCACGTTAATGATTTTAGGGAACCGCCTCAAAGCGACTTCAGAGCGCCCGCAAATTGAAATTGTGCGGGATTACGGTGCATTACCTCTGGTTGAATGCTATGCGGGACAATTAAATCAGGTTTTTATGAACTTGTTCGCTAACGCGATCGATGCGTTTGAGGAGTATAACAAAGGGCGTTCCTACCCAGAAATCGCGAACAATCCCAACCGAATGACCATTCAAACCCGCTTGCTTGAGGATAACAAAGTCTTA contains these protein-coding regions:
- a CDS encoding Coq4 family protein, which gives rise to MQDSSLNIILKLAQTINPQVQPKHDFKIDLEYLRNLPEGSLGHAVASFLDEHGFEPLNSGDWIQRTHDVWHVLTGLSPSTNDELVLQAFTRAQLFRPSCAILVLLGLIGNRCSFSDILKAIQYGRLAKRLIDWDIESDWVTPLLEVRQKLGIVPLQEQATMDLIGSSGTAI
- a CDS encoding tetratricopeptide repeat protein, yielding LENYEQSIADHTKAIELNPANPGYYEERAWAFSASGRDEEARADYTKASKLKSDYASAYYNFGNTLFDLGKYEEAIANYTKAIDLKPRDFYYYDRGNALSDLGKYKEAIADYTNAIALDPKNSDYYYDRGNAWFDLERYQDAIADYTDAIELDPTNPDYYNDRGREWCHLENYEQSIADHTKAIELNPANPGYYEERAWAFSASGRDEEARTDYTKASKLKSDYASAYYNFGNTLLDLSKYEEAIDNYTKAIGLKPTDFYYYDRGNALSDLGKYKEAIADYTNAIELNPKDSDYYYDRGNAWFDLERYQDAIADYTNAIALNPKDSDYYYDRGNAWFDLKRYQDAIADYTNAIELNPKDSDYYYDRGNAWFDLKRYQDAIADYTKAIELDPDFTDADYNRRMALSF
- a CDS encoding helix-turn-helix transcriptional regulator; this encodes MFIDRGKKLALWRDREKFEDIHPMFATASIMNPRRETPPLKHLASKKQNFKREPIFQAILEGFVDGVIVLNHRGEFLHANHKACALCEQLPNRSSLPHNVPEDIWRVCEALLDSRDCFPRQRFAIESEVSTIHETSLRLRGRWFQLVESDPPYLLIVLEDRQQSIQQQAIADKEKYGLTRREAEVWALRRAHHSYKAIAAKLYISENTVKKHMKNINAKRQAVMWAEEDRN
- the groL gene encoding chaperonin GroEL (60 kDa chaperone family; promotes refolding of misfolded polypeptides especially under stressful conditions; forms two stacked rings of heptamers to form a barrel-shaped 14mer; ends can be capped by GroES; misfolded proteins enter the barrel where they are refolded when GroES binds), which produces MAKIVSFKEESRRSLERGVNALADAVRITLGPKGRNVLLEKKFGAPQIVNDGITVAKEIDLEDPLENTGARLIQEVASKTKDIAGDGTTTATVIAQALIREGLKNVAAGANPVSLRRGIEKTIARLVEEVKSVAKPVEGDAIAQVASVSAGNDEEVGRMIAEAMNKVTKDGVITVEESKSMATELEVVEGMQIDRGYISPYFVTDQERQIVEFENPLLLITDKKISAIADLVPVLEKVARAGTALLIIAEDLEGEALATLVVNKARGVLNVAAIKAPGFGDRRKQMLQDIAVLTGGRLISEEVGLNLETVTLEMLGKARKVSIDKENTTIVAGGEHKTDVEKRIGQIRKQLAETDSEYDKEKLQERIAKLAGGVAVIKVGAATETELKDRKLRIEDALNATKAAVEEGIVPGGGTTLIHLASKIDSLKEGLSNVEEKVAADIVAKAMEEPLRQLADNAGVEGSVVVEKVRDTEFNVGYNAVSGAYEDMIAAGIIDPAKVVRSALQNAGSIAGMVLTTEALVVEKPEPPGAAAPDMGGMGGMGGMGGMGGMGGMGGMGGMGMM
- a CDS encoding ATP-binding protein, producing MKSTIIPSKIVKERRDYNAWVANETLEDYSLRYAPKSFRRWSEATVANTALGGISFLALEAIGGSLVIGYGFANTFWAIVIVSALIFAAGVPIAYYAAKYNIDIDLLTRGAGFGYIGSTITSLVYASFTFIFFALEAAIMAQALKLYFGLPLSLGYLFCSLIIIPLVFYGVTLINKLQLWTQPIWLSLMIAPYIFVGYKEPDCWSNWLNFGGNSPSGASFDPLLFGAAATVIFSLIAQLGEQVDYLRFLPDKQENNRLRWWGAVIAAGPGWIIVGAAKLLGGAFLTSLAIAHGTSLIQAKEPIQMYLAGFADVFGNPKITLAVAVLFVIISQIKINVTNAYAGSLAWSNFFSRLTHSHPGRVVWLIFNIAIALLLMELGVFDTLEAVLGLYSHVAIAWVGALVADLAINKPLKLSPSYIEFKRAYLYNFNPVGFGSMAIASLISILAFIGTFGDYAQAYSSFLALGIAFTLSPLIAWLTQGKYYIARENPLRQTVNLNPPLITCYVCEQSYEPDDSAYCPVYDSYICSLCCSLEAKCHDSCKTTEEQPSLIQTLASVLFQNKLSPQLSIRIIRFTASFLLLAGIVGATVGFVFYFGIGESSQFSALATAMLLKIFSVLYVLLLVFCAMGAWWFVLSEESRVLAEEELEKQNDQLQGEIQERQRAQTALQGLTHELEMRVEQRTAELSEALTNLKQTQSQLVQTEKMSSLGQLVAGVAHEINNPVNFIHGNVTHATGYIQDLLELIQAYRTEFPHSPPIIEDLTEEIELDFLLEDLPNLLTSMQVGTERIREIVLSLRVFSRLDEAECKAVNLHEGIDSTLMILGNRLKATSERPQIEIVRDYGALPLVECYAGQLNQVFMNLFANAIDAFEEYNKGRSYPEIANNPNRMTIQTRLLEDNKVLIAIADNGTGISQDVRTKVFEPFFTTKGVERGTGLGLSISYQIVVEKHQGTFRCVSSPGEGTTFIIEIPTSLDLKGEENSNSPNKIPC